The Pseudomonas nunensis genome includes the window TGAAGTCTTTTGCTTCGATATCACTGGATATCACGAGTGCAATCCATTTCGCACAGCGGCAAACTAATAGTTAAGACCCAAAAGGAAGAGACAATGGAAGTCGTGATTTTGATCCCTGGCATCATGGGCACCAGCCTGGTTCTCCCGGCAAAGAATCCCGGCGATACAGAAGAAGAAGTCTGGCCGCCAACGCCGACCGAGGCGGCGCTGAGGTACAAGCGCCTGGATAAGTTGATGGACCCCGCCCTCAAGCCCGGCAGTCCGATTGACAAGGTCGCCTGTTATAACTTTTACAGCCTGCTGCGAACTCACCTAGACGATCTTAAGTATCCCCACGACGACAGCGCCAAGCGTCGGGTGGAGTTTGGCTACGACTGGCGACTCGATAACTTTCATACCGCCGACCTGCTCGCGCAGCGTATCGAGGCCGAGTATGCAAAGGGCGCCCGCAGTATTTCCCTGGTGGCACACTCCATGGGCGGGATGGTCGCCCGGCTGCTGCTGGAAGGCGGAAAATACGACGAAAGGCCCTGGTTCAAGAGCGTCCGGCTGCTGGTCACCCTGGCCACGCCCCACCTTGGAGCACCGCTGGCACTGGCCCGTATCTTCGGCCTGGATGGCGTCGCAGGGCTTAACGCGGCTGACGTTGCCAAGCTGGCCAATAATCCGGCGTACCCCTCGGCCTACCAGTTGATCCCGGCCCCGGATGAGGCGGCCATTTGGTCAATGGACAGCCCGGACCTGGCCAGCGTAGATCCCTACGACGCCGATAGCGCAAAAGACCTGGGCCTGGTCCCAGAATTGCTGGAGCGCGCTCGCGCCGTGCATGAGGTGCTGGCGCGCGAGCAACGCCCCGAGCATGTGCGATATGTCTATTTTGCCGGTAGCGGCCACCGCACCCTCACGCGAGTCAATGTGGTTCATACGCCTGGGCAAGCGGTTCAGCATTCGCAATCGCGGCTAACCTTCACGGACGACTCCGGCGACGGAACCGTGCCCGTCTACAGTTCATTGCCGAGCAAAGGGCAGCGCCAGATTGTTATCAATGAACACTCAACGGTGTTCAAGGGCTCTGCTTTTCGTCGAGCGTTCTTTCGTCTTTTGGGCGGTGATGCTGGCACGGCCCTGGAAAACGCGGACAACTTGGACCTAGAAGGTAACCTGCTGTCGGGTTCGCTGGACCGTCAAACCTATTCAATGGGCCAGGAAGTCGAATTGACGCTGCAGGTTGTCAATCGAAGCCAGGCGGATGAAGCGCCGCCGATCGATATGATCGCTGGTGAGCTAGTCCTGGAACGCCTGGACGCAGACAGTCTGAAGCCCTTGACTGTCACCCGTCTGCCCCTTGCCTACCAGGGCACGCCGCTGCGGCGGCTGAGTACTCTGCTTGCCAATATCACCTCAAACCCTGGACTTTACCGACTTACTTTCGAAGGCAAGCCGAGCCTGAGGGAGCCGCTGCCGTTTGTGGTCACCGCAAATGACTGAGATCGAGCAGTTTCGGCAACGCCTTGCCGCGGGTGCACTGTCAACGGGCCAGGAGAGTCAACTCGGCGCTGCAAACCTGAGCCCCGCGCGACGCGAGGCCTCCCTTGAACGATTGGCGTCCCTGATCAACGCCCGCGGGTTTAGCGGTGACACCGCAGGCCGTCAGTTGCTGATCGATGCAAGTCGTGGCCTGGATGCGATTGCCCCTGGCGCCGCCGTACCGCTGACCAGCGCCATGCGCGTCGGTATCGAAGCAATCATCCATGCCGACGGATCCCGGCCTTCGGTGATGACGTGCAACGACAGTATCGACGCACTGGATCCGACGCTGGGGTCGTGGCAGGTCAGGCTTTTGCAGGAGCCGGTGCAACTGCGCAAAGTCATAAGGGCCGTGGCCCGAATCAGCATTGTTTCCGCCATTCCGGAGCGGCCGATCCGCACCGTGGGTACCGGTTTTCTGACTGAAACGGGGCTGCTCACCAATCGCCATGTGCTGCAATGCATCGCCGTACCGGACAATCAGGCCCCCGGCCAGTGGCGTTTCCACGAAGGTGTCATCATCGATTTCGGGGCCGAGCGCGCCAGGACCGAGCCCCTGGCACCTCGTGCACTGCCAGTCCGCGTACTTGAATGCGGACCCGATGAGATCGGCCAAACCAGCAATCCGGCCTTGCTTGACCTAGCGTTGATCGAAGTGCAGGCAGACACCGCGGCTGTCGCGCTTCCGGCTTTTCTGGAGATTGAACGGGACAGCGCCAGTCTTCATTCAGGCAAGAACGTGTTTGCGGTCGGCTTTCCCGTCAGGCCCCAACCCGGCACCGAGGGTGGCCAGATTCTGCTGCGATTGTTCGGGGACGTGTTTGAGGTAAAACGCGTCTCGCCTGGCCTGGTGGACCTGGTACACGGTCAATTGGTTGGCGACAGTAATCCCCCCCGCTGCTTCAGCCATGACGCCTCCACCCTCGGCGGCAGTTCCGGCTCATGCATCGTTGATCTGGAAGGTAGTTGGAAAGTGATAGGTCTGCATTTTGGTGGTCGATCAGGTGTACGCAACCTGGCACATGAACTGGCGTGCGTTCAATGAGTGTGGTCATCAGCGACGACGACCGGCTGTTGGCGGAGCACGTCTGTGCGGGCGATTCGGCCTTTGCCGAGTGCTTCGCGGCAGCCCAGGACGGGGGCGACACAACCATTGCCTATGATGCGGTTGCCCCCTCTAACATAGCGTTGAAGGAGCGAATCGCTGCCGCCTTTGCCTACGCGCGCCTTGGGAAATGGCTTACGGAGCTTTGCACTCAATGTGTGGCTGAACGCGTGGTGTCACGCGACTTCATTGCAGCAGCCACCAGGCAGACCCCAAGTCTTAGGCTGGTGGGCTGGCAGAAGATGGTTGAACAGGACTCGCCCTTCAAACATACCGCTTTGCATGCAAAGGGTTTGATCTATGTCACAAACTATATTTGCCGCATTGTGATCGACGGACAACACGCAGGCACCGGCTTGCTCGTGCCCCCCGACATGGTGATGACAGCCGGGCATGTGTTCCTCAATCAAGCCCCGCTGATCCAGGGAGGCGCCGTGGAACCCCATTCATGGGAGCGAATTGAGGTGTTGTTCGACGACCGATTCGATTTCATCGAAAGGGATCTTGTGCGTGTGCGCCTCAAACCCCGCCCATTCAAGGTTGTAGAGAATTGGTTGCTGGCCCATGAGGCCCCCCTGAGCAACTCCGGCGGTGTCGCCACTGCCGATATCGATAAGCCGGACTATGCCCTAGTCCGTCTAGCCGGATCACCGCTCCCCTACGCCCGCCCGCTTCACATGCAAAGCGCCGCCCCCTTCCACAATGATCCGCTACTGATCATCCAGCATCCCCAGGGTAGCGCCCTATGCCACCATGATGGACTGGTCAAAGAACCTATCACTGGCTCAACGGCATTTCTGCATTCGGTCAATTCACAACCAGGCAGTTCCGGTGCACCTTGCTTCAACACCAACTTCGAGGTCGTTGGGGTACACACTGGCGAAGCGATAGGCTCGGACCCGGCGAGGAACGTCGCCTTGGGCATTAGCCTTCCTGCCAAAGAAGTAGCTAGATGGGTTGCGGAAGGCGAACCTGTCAGACCTTATTTTTACCGGTGCGCCAAGGGCACCATCCACCCGATTGTGCAACGGGAAAAGACACTCGACTGGCTGAAACAAGCGACCACCGGCGACAACAGTCGCATCCTGGCTATCAGCCCAGCCCCACGGTGCAAGACCGGCATGAGTTTTACAGCCGACCTCATCTCAGCGTTGCTGCCTAACGCAGAACATCGCGTTGTAAAGCTCTCCGCGCTGCAGTTTCACTCTCAAACGCCTCTGGGCTTTGTGCAAATGCTGATCGAAGCCTGCGGTGCGCCCTCCCCAAGGGATCTTCCTCTTCTCGATGGCGAGACCACCGCCGTGGCCTACATGCGCAACACCTTGGTCCCCGAGTTGATTCGCAAACTGCAGAAAATTCGCGACGGGCGCCTGTTCTGGCTGATCCTGGATGACTTGCGACGCCCGGACGATAGTCACGTCCCGCTGTCGGAGGGCACAGGCTTAAGGGAATGCCTGGATTTAATCTACGAGTCGGTGGCGGGATATGACTGGTTGCGCATTGTTTTGTTGGGTTACGACAGCGTGGCACCCGACAAAATCAAGAACTTCTGGACCAACGAAAAATTTGAGGAAGTGCGCCTGAGTGCATTTGTGGACTACTCACGCGGGCTTATCGATCGTATACCCGATCAAGGCCAGCGAAATGGCTACGGCTCTCTGTTTGACAGAAACCAACAGCAACTTGAAAACCTCCCACCGGAGCAACAATTGCCTATCGCGGCTGACTACGCCCGTTTTTTGCTGATGAATCTGGGAGTACAAGCATGATGGAGACTGAATCAAAAGCTCAATCTGCCGAACTCCTCGACGCATTCAAAGCTGGCCTTGAGGCCATAGGCACAACCGATCAGCCGGGTGACCCAGCCTCGGACCCGGTCGCCTGGGTTCTGGCGCTGGCCGCGCTTTGTGGGCCGTTCGATGTTCATCGTCTGGTGCGATTCGCCCGCGAATCCGAGCAGATGATGCTCGTAACAGAACTGATCAACAGAACCGAAGGCCTGACTGTCAACGGGCGCCGCCGACGCATGTTGGCGATCACCACGCGCCGCCGGATATTGGCCGATGTGCTTACCCGCCCTGGCTTGCTGCAATCGCTGCTCAACTCCTTTGCGCCGGCTCGCGAGGACGCCCAGGGCCGTGTGCTGCGCAAGCTACTCGCGGGCTGGCGGCCGGACCTGCGACGGCTTAGAGCCGAGCGCCTTAGCATCCTTTGCATTGCTCTGGGCTGGCTGCAAGGGCTGGCACCGCCCAAAGACGCCAATGGCCAGGACGGATTACCATGGCCGCAGATCGGCGAGGTCCAGCGCGAACAGGCACGCCGAGGGCGTAACTCGGAAATCCGCAGCTTGCTCTCGGGTGGCGTGGTTGGACGCGAATCAGATCTGCGCAACTTGCTCGCCTTCGTCGACAGCCCTGATAAGTCTAGCGCCATCATGATCGTTACCGGGGCCGGCGGAATCGGAAAGTCCACGCTGGTCGCCCGCCTGGCGAGTGCCTTGGCGACCCGCAAGAACCCGACGCCCGTGCTCAATTTCGACTTTGACCGACCCGCTCTTGATCCCGTTGGCCCAGGCCTGACCCTGGAGCTCACCCGGCAACTCGCCCAGCACCTGCCCCAATCCGCGGATGCGCTGTCCGAGGCAAGAACCCTGATCCGCGAAACCTTCGAACGCGGCGGCGGCCAGTCGGACTATAAGCAGAGCACCGAGACGAGCGCGGTGTCATCCAGCGGCGAGGCCGGCTTGATGATTGGTCGCGAGATCATAGGCACCAACTTTACCGGCAAGTCCGTGCTCGTCTTGCTCGACTCATTCGAAATGGCCGCCGCTCAAGGCCATACAGCGGTCACGGCGCTGCGCGATTGGCTGGCGTATCTGACTCATGACGTCGGTATGCGAGGTGTTCGCGCCATCGTTGTTGGCCGGGCAGCCGAATCAGCGGCGAACCTGTTGCGCATTAAAGAAGGCGCCATCTACCGGCTTGGACCATTGACCCCGCCCAATGCCATACGACTGCTGAAACAATCCGGGCTGGATGAGAAGCGCGCGGTAGAGGCAGCTAGTTCGCTGGGGGGCAATCCACTGGTCCTGCGCCTGGCCAGCCGTTACCTGCTCGAGCATCCCGAGGTCTCAGGAGATGCACTGCTTGAGGGTGTCGAGGTCAACGAAGCCCTGACCCAGGGTGTGTTGTACCGACGCATTCTCAACCGCGTGGGTAATGGCGATGACGATCCGTTACGTAAGCTGGCTTATCCTGGCCTAGCATTAAGGGTGATCACACCTGGGTTGTTGCGGGATGTCCTGGCTCCTATCGTGCTGAAAAACAGCGTCCACGGTGCAAAGGAAAACGCTGCACTGTTTGAGCGCCTGGCTCAACAGGTCTGGCTTGTGGATCAGGAATCCGAGCGCCGTGTGCGTCATCGCCGTGACCTGCGCGAGATCACTTTGCGTTTGCTGCGCAACGACAGCGCCATGGGCCCGCTGGTCGATGAATTGCACTCGAAGGCGATCGAGTATTACACCAACATCCGTGACCCTGACCTGCCCGCGGATCGGGCGCGT containing:
- a CDS encoding lipase/acyltransferase domain-containing protein: MEVVILIPGIMGTSLVLPAKNPGDTEEEVWPPTPTEAALRYKRLDKLMDPALKPGSPIDKVACYNFYSLLRTHLDDLKYPHDDSAKRRVEFGYDWRLDNFHTADLLAQRIEAEYAKGARSISLVAHSMGGMVARLLLEGGKYDERPWFKSVRLLVTLATPHLGAPLALARIFGLDGVAGLNAADVAKLANNPAYPSAYQLIPAPDEAAIWSMDSPDLASVDPYDADSAKDLGLVPELLERARAVHEVLAREQRPEHVRYVYFAGSGHRTLTRVNVVHTPGQAVQHSQSRLTFTDDSGDGTVPVYSSLPSKGQRQIVINEHSTVFKGSAFRRAFFRLLGGDAGTALENADNLDLEGNLLSGSLDRQTYSMGQEVELTLQVVNRSQADEAPPIDMIAGELVLERLDADSLKPLTVTRLPLAYQGTPLRRLSTLLANITSNPGLYRLTFEGKPSLREPLPFVVTAND
- a CDS encoding trypsin-like serine peptidase, producing the protein MTEIEQFRQRLAAGALSTGQESQLGAANLSPARREASLERLASLINARGFSGDTAGRQLLIDASRGLDAIAPGAAVPLTSAMRVGIEAIIHADGSRPSVMTCNDSIDALDPTLGSWQVRLLQEPVQLRKVIRAVARISIVSAIPERPIRTVGTGFLTETGLLTNRHVLQCIAVPDNQAPGQWRFHEGVIIDFGAERARTEPLAPRALPVRVLECGPDEIGQTSNPALLDLALIEVQADTAAVALPAFLEIERDSASLHSGKNVFAVGFPVRPQPGTEGGQILLRLFGDVFEVKRVSPGLVDLVHGQLVGDSNPPRCFSHDASTLGGSSGSCIVDLEGSWKVIGLHFGGRSGVRNLAHELACVQ
- a CDS encoding trypsin-like serine peptidase codes for the protein MSVVISDDDRLLAEHVCAGDSAFAECFAAAQDGGDTTIAYDAVAPSNIALKERIAAAFAYARLGKWLTELCTQCVAERVVSRDFIAAATRQTPSLRLVGWQKMVEQDSPFKHTALHAKGLIYVTNYICRIVIDGQHAGTGLLVPPDMVMTAGHVFLNQAPLIQGGAVEPHSWERIEVLFDDRFDFIERDLVRVRLKPRPFKVVENWLLAHEAPLSNSGGVATADIDKPDYALVRLAGSPLPYARPLHMQSAAPFHNDPLLIIQHPQGSALCHHDGLVKEPITGSTAFLHSVNSQPGSSGAPCFNTNFEVVGVHTGEAIGSDPARNVALGISLPAKEVARWVAEGEPVRPYFYRCAKGTIHPIVQREKTLDWLKQATTGDNSRILAISPAPRCKTGMSFTADLISALLPNAEHRVVKLSALQFHSQTPLGFVQMLIEACGAPSPRDLPLLDGETTAVAYMRNTLVPELIRKLQKIRDGRLFWLILDDLRRPDDSHVPLSEGTGLRECLDLIYESVAGYDWLRIVLLGYDSVAPDKIKNFWTNEKFEEVRLSAFVDYSRGLIDRIPDQGQRNGYGSLFDRNQQQLENLPPEQQLPIAADYARFLLMNLGVQA
- a CDS encoding AAA family ATPase; the protein is MMETESKAQSAELLDAFKAGLEAIGTTDQPGDPASDPVAWVLALAALCGPFDVHRLVRFARESEQMMLVTELINRTEGLTVNGRRRRMLAITTRRRILADVLTRPGLLQSLLNSFAPAREDAQGRVLRKLLAGWRPDLRRLRAERLSILCIALGWLQGLAPPKDANGQDGLPWPQIGEVQREQARRGRNSEIRSLLSGGVVGRESDLRNLLAFVDSPDKSSAIMIVTGAGGIGKSTLVARLASALATRKNPTPVLNFDFDRPALDPVGPGLTLELTRQLAQHLPQSADALSEARTLIRETFERGGGQSDYKQSTETSAVSSSGEAGLMIGREIIGTNFTGKSVLVLLDSFEMAAAQGHTAVTALRDWLAYLTHDVGMRGVRAIVVGRAAESAANLLRIKEGAIYRLGPLTPPNAIRLLKQSGLDEKRAVEAASSLGGNPLVLRLASRYLLEHPEVSGDALLEGVEVNEALTQGVLYRRILNRVGNGDDDPLRKLAYPGLALRVITPGLLRDVLAPIVLKNSVHGAKENAALFERLAQQVWLVDQESERRVRHRRDLREITLRLLRNDSAMGPLVDELHSKAIEYYTNIRDPDLPADRARLELVYHRLMLLAPDEDLPASERSLVNVTMAGEFDELPPHTAALARFHSGQRPTVDDLKFLPEVYQRDATAEVAWAAIDTGRPEDALALYREQRPVPVWHLMALHDTVQWRLPLRYLDLEYRARTANEPNTQRRESIDESRAVTAFLHLWRREFYEIASPDDEAFTIKLSSSTRTAHLRAAAAWGVAALLDGELKHPGWLAMRKMLGPEFKHGQRDALVAKAEARLWLLLWSAGHLKPDDRIPILAESLALTPSFSSKLVSLWDDVPNEHRNQEMHQEMKIRLPAPVAMLTGKLARNIEFSIQKDRVNQRSNLEAAGFAPQDFLPGLMTELQPATRRLLRLFVSNKHSRETLVHSLLDYPHSLFSDFTPSDLKPNQWFKAASEGDGLRATLPLIEWCGRLGQLSQVCRVAGNMSDEETGPSLLELASAWRMLEGVCARETNYIRRKLTP